In the genome of Henningerozyma blattae CBS 6284 chromosome 5, complete genome, one region contains:
- the TBLA0E01910 gene encoding SWIRM domain-containing protein (similar to Saccharomyces cerevisiae FUN19 (YAL034C) and YOR338W; ancestral locus Anc_7.55) → MVLYSPQPDHIELVSSQPQDSIPLSFLKVTDTHGSRGIMPPMPGRSTLFSSPPSPPNSPVVKHWSGKLVNYKTKVSPSLFKLDTPIDKTNQKIVKEINVSLSWDKSQTQRKYRSQHLEFLSQYRMFKGVSTSTHTAPITRTVTKNRRIAQLDSASDFSESTKPSPYRTRRFTKKHSISRSDNDFPISTEPVEHNTPVKRPAKKRQQSSNTNTHHSVIMNLASRDIVLKIPQYIPNVSWNLLPDYSPSLDTLPQNNINCLKIEWKGSATDLTNDPLRSQLHESELVLAQLLRLPCDLYLDSKRRLFLEKYYKVKKGLPFRRTDAQKACRIDVNKASRLYTAFEKVGWLNDRYFINQ, encoded by the coding sequence ATGGTATTATATTCACCACAGCCAGATCATATAGAATTGGTCTCTTCTCAACCACAAGATTCAATTCCATTGTCCTTTTTGAAGGTAACAGATACACATGGGAGTAGAGGAATCATGCCCCCAATGCCAGGTAGATCCactttattttcatcacCTCCATCACCTCCAAACTCGCCTGTAGTCAAACATTGGTCTGGGAAGCTAGTAAACTATAAGACTAAGGTATCACCTAGCCTCTTTAAGCTTGATACTCCAATTGACAAAACTAACCAGAAGATtgttaaagaaataaacgTGTCTTTGAGTTGGGACAAGAGCCAAACCCAAAGGAAATACAGATCACAACATTTAGAGTTTTTGTCCCAGTACAGAATGTTTAAAGGCGTTTCGACTAGTACCCATACTGCTCCGATTACTAGGACAGTTACTAAAAATAGACGCATTGCCCAACTGGATTCGGCATCAGATTTTTCAGAATCCACCAAACCATCACCTTACAGAACAAGAAGATTTACTAAGAAGCATTCAATAAGTAGGTCTGATAACGATTTCCCTATTTCCACCGAACCAGTAGAGCACAACACTCCTGTCAAGCGTCCTGCAAAGAAAAGACAACAGTCGTCGAATACAAATACTCATCATTCTGTAATAATGAACCTAGCCTCTAGGGACatagttttaaaaatcCCACAGTATATTCCTAATGTATCTTGGAACTTATTACCGGATTACTCTCCATCATTAGATACTTTAcctcaaaataatatcaattgtTTGAAGATTGAATGGAAAGGCTCGGCAACCGATCTAACGAATGATCCATTACGCAGTCAATTACACGAATCTGAATTAGTATTGGCACAGTTGCTAAGATTACCATGTGATCTCTACTTAGATTCAAAAAGAAGGCTCTTCCTGGAGAAATACTACAAGGTGAAAAAAGGTTTACCATTTAGAAGAACCGATGCTCAAAAAGCGTGTAGGATAGATGTGAATAAGGCTTCAAGACTATATACAGCTTTTGAAAAAGTAGGTTGGTTGAATGATAggtattttattaatcaataa
- the MTW1 gene encoding MIND complex subunit MTW1 (similar to Saccharomyces cerevisiae MTW1 (YAL034W-A); ancestral locus Anc_7.53) produces MSTPASNSMDILTEYLGFPPISLIDDILNFINETMLKCTFALETYLMSHNVVDGIDYSNEISSGIEKYENILTKSIDKNFDKLELYLLRNVLHIPQDIVNADSFRSVDQMDLNYVNEFQKNLIDSQIKDKLMEITELIESIRSIKLQILKLNKLKVRIMNFKDILNKILSIDPSINADKKSKMLLESISPIKKTIKLLINELKELVLINEENSSLERIRDITNTQSNLLNSELTRNNYLSSTLDTVKDSKMKDSIVDANSIEQDNGHILPKISNPRLDLL; encoded by the coding sequence ATGTCTACTCCAGCATCTAATTCGATGGATATTTTGACAGAATATCTCGGCTTCCCACCAATATCATTAATCGATGATATTcttaattttatcaatgAAACAATGCTCAAATGTACCTTTGCATTGGAAACGTATTTAATGTCGCATAATGTCGTAGATGGAATTGATTATTCTAATGAGATCTCATCAGGTATCGAAAAATacgaaaatattttaactaAATCTATCGATAAAAATTTCGATAAATTGGAACTATATTTACTACGAAACGTGCTACATATCCCACAAGATATAGTCAATGCAGATTCTTTTAGATCTGTCGATCAAATGGATTTAAATTATGTTAatgaatttcaaaagaatttaatagattcccaaataaaagataagCTGATGGAAATTACAGAGTTGATTGAATCAATACGATCCattaaattacaaattctCAAActaaacaaattaaaagttaggataatgaattttaaagacattttaaacaaaatcCTTTCAATTGACCCTTCAATTAATGCggataaaaaatcaaaaatgcTTTTAGAATCTATATCCCCAATTAAAAAGactataaaattattaattaatgaacTAAAAGAGTTggttttaattaatgagGAAAATTCTTCGTTAGAAAGAATACGAGACATAACTAATACACAATCCAACCTATTGAACTCCGAATTaacaagaaataattatttgtcATCAACATTAGATACAGTGAAAGATTCAAAGATGAAAGATTCTATAGTTGATGCAAATTCAATAGAACAAGACAATGGGCACATTCTTCCTAAGATATCAAACCCCAGATTAGACTTACTGTAA